A DNA window from Plasmodium brasilianum strain Bolivian I chromosome 12, whole genome shotgun sequence contains the following coding sequences:
- a CDS encoding hypothetical protein (conserved Plasmodium protein) produces MDRKYHFGKGGRKNNNYSIVFEKRKVNKSHANFMDYDDSDNTEILKNHLKDLKQLKENVIKKRNQSKALIRTFLDSFFSNKETNYNFDIFYDKCLLIIKRYLLVYKEINDILLKRSSKDGGTTNCVNVNSSLRDEEGEYRNNIIGGKNAPISINNNNSPDNNYNNNNNDNSNISNRNCNGNFSSNHISGNSGVLYDLIDNNMLIHNNRLLFDYDDDSEIYTSSEEEIVIESKSFKKKKSIKGNNKNRKNYANDSDYLKNNNRKDVLKEKEYFDRMEKERVTRRYKKRSKKICLLNRYPSYLRDLIRIVKIAKNQEKKILKINFLKKYSEYMNRNKLNTLFNKLYISNCYMNNKSYIEKKKKRLLYRIVRHKLVNYLYKNHDIFLEKLLKKKNSYNNLSIENIEKLLETHNCAKCSLSSTLKSCKMCKEKVKILFYITFYDNLNYTSILRNANSKDGKGNKTSEAKHLLTHIFLNKKEKRKTINVEYDISYHENKYIYMVSKNNIFCHILHENYIRDNFNDLLLRIKNGSRGYNLLHVIFNKYKNKNYFNYKKMKPYLENFYRSTSSTTGSSTTSGVRSNSQRNIEGGILLVDSFYDNFSSVIVKDEKNVNIFYDKVFENFYNILYMDKSSSNKIMYRNVGRKEIEVVNCDGGDSDADDVFSGGSINDKLMHLNNYSHGVGNYIGNNSGRHPSNVARRTRNEEGKLTLPKEMSKVYMNVKKMSNIDDQYIDDGAWDKNYHNKYYYLKKMTKKNSEVTSRNDNNMMNNTFNDYFKKINEETAILVNSDDSDENIQCNRGKTQYLMNYLKGVNSRNVDGSTCNKFILERYRMRNYKKYIIVHPLINSKCIGFKINVKDIANRDLDIYCINNTEYVNAYKNTVHFLMNSVNIDMKKKYDEYKNIRSRVNKGQNGVHVNELDINGARKSGVHPNDVDINVDYANVDYANVDYANVDYINESRRNKNTVNEYIVVIDENMVEDKYKIDIYDYGDVTAYIVNTKKEKKKEFYSNFIRNEIYTHRWINRLQFKLQNYSNVYEHSYIKSSHLKQLKEYLYGLLINCYYENIYDVSFNILLSSNYRNFNPEKEYVLKNISYNLNGIYQNLLMCIQSDILNYERIRSSNNKVLLDEPSIQLRVNNYLLNNKWNKQNREFFDQIINKYRFIFLYYMVYTYPKFLHIFNIIKTKNFRAYIKNCMPEKDNDHQHIHVEQKGFTSEKKILKSAKKNKIENNMEETLLSKDVYLPPYKVDSNILNAFSLSDLLLVDINKEENHFENSTFLNVLNGVSSIETVGKQVHPTCYNTFLFYMQNNNQYIKNIMRVNQIATIFSILNAYLSFITARCYNYFRTNNLWKYLIYNFKEIQKTENYEEFSIREKDFPSSFVQRFLDTFLLKKNDSYFVSDRTQCKLLVYTLLIQLCLTDNLLPLNLALINKNISYTLRELNFTFKGRKAISFNIQA; encoded by the coding sequence ATGGATAGAAAATATCATTTTGGCAAAGGGGGTCGTAAGAATAACAATTACTCAAtagtttttgaaaaaagaaaggtaAATAAATCCCATGCAAATTTTATGGATTACGATGATTCCGACAATactgaaatattaaaaaatcatttaaaagatttaaaacaactaaaagaaaatgtaataaaaaagagaaaccAATCTAAGGCATTAATAAGAACATTCCTggattcttttttttccaataaagaaacaaattataattttgatatattttatgataagTGTTTActaattattaaaagatatttattagtgtataaagaaataaatgatatattgtTAAAAAGGAGTTCAAAAGATGGCGGAACTACAAACTGTGTAAATGTAAACTCCTCTTTACGTGACGAAGAAGGGGAATATAGGAACAACATAATTGGGGGAAAAAATGCCCCCAtcagtattaataataataatagccctgataataattataacaataataataacgataatagtaatattagcAATAGAAATTGCAACGGAAACTTCAGTAGTAACCACATCAGCGGTAACAGTGGTGTACTGTACGATTTAATAGACAACAATATGCTAATTCACAACAACAGACTACTTTTTGACTACGATGATGACAGCGAAATATACACATCAAGTGAGGAAGAAATTGTTATAGAAAGTAAATcctttaaaaagaaaaagagcattaagggtaataataaaaatcgAAAGAATTATGCAAATGATTCagattatttgaaaaataataatcgGAAAGATGTTTTGAAAGAAAAGGAATATTTCGATAGaatggaaaaagaaagagtTACACGTAGATATAAAAAgagaagcaaaaaaatatgtttgcTTAACAGATACCCTTCATATTTAAGAGACCTTATAAGAATTGTAAAAATTGCCAAAAAtcaagaaaagaaaattttaaagataaatttcttaaaaaaatattcggaatatatgaatagaaataaattgaatacattgtttaataaattgtatatatctaattgttatatgaataacaaaagttatattgaaaagaagaaaaaaagattgtTGTATCGAATAGTACGTCACAAACTGGTGAATTATCTTTATAAGAAtcatgatatatttttagaaaaattattgaagaagaaaaatagctacaataatttaagtatagaaaatatagaaaaattactTGAAACGCATAATTGTGCTAAGTGCTCATTGTCTTCTACTTTGAAATCTTGCAAAATGTGCAAGGAGAAAgtgaaaattcttttttatataactttttatgataatttaaattataccTCCATTTTGAGAAATGCAAATAGTAAGGATGGTAAAGGGAATAAAACGAGTGAAGCGAAGCATTTGTTGACACACATTTTTCTtaacaaaaaagagaaaaggaaaacaatTAATGTAGAGTATGATATATCTTATCAtgaaaataagtatatatatatggtatcaaaaaataatattttttgccatatattacatgaaaattacataagagataattttaatgatttGCTATTGAGAATTAAAAATGGAAGTAGAGGCTATAATTTGTTACAtgtcatttttaataaatacaaaaataaaaattattttaattataaaaagatgAAACCGTATTTAGAAAATTTCTATCGTTCTACTTCCAGTACAACGGGGAGTAGTACTACCAGCGGGGTCAGATCTAATTCCCAAAGAAATATAGAAGGAGGAATATTGTTGGTTGATTcattttatgataatttttcaaGTGTAATTGTTAAAGATGAAAagaatgtaaatatattttatgataaagtatttgaaaatttttataacatattatatatggataAAAGTAGTtcgaataaaataatgtaccGTAACGTAGGCAGAAAGGAAATAGAAGTTGTTAACTGTGATGGGGGAGACTCTGATGCGGATGACGTATTTTCTGGGGGTTCTATAAACGACAAGCTTATGCACTTGAACAATTACAGCCACGGCGTTGGTAACTATATCGGCAATAACAGTGGCAGGCACCCATCCAATGTAGCAAGACGGACAAGAAACGAAGAAGGCAAATTGACTTTACCAAAAGAAATGAGCAAAGTGTATATGAATGTGAAAAAGATGAGCAATATTGACGATCAATATATAGATGATGGTGCGTGGGATAAGAATTACCATAATAAGTATTATTACCTTAAAAAGATgacaaagaaaaatagtGAGGTCACAAGtagaaatgataataatatgatgaataatacatttaatgattattttaaaaaaataaatgaagaaactGCTATTCTAGTAAATAGCGATGATAGTGATGAAAATATCCAATGTAACCGCGGGAAAACCCAATACTTAATGAACTATTTAAAAGGGGTAAACAGTAGAAATGTCGATGGTAGTACgtgtaataaatttatattagaaAGGTACAGAAtgagaaattataaaaaatatattattgtacaCCCTTTGATTAATTCGAAATGTATAggatttaaaattaatgtaaaGGACATTGCGAATAGGGATCtagatatatattgtattaacAATACAGAATATGTGAATGCGTATAAGAACACTGTCCACTTTTTGATGAACAGTGTAAATATAGATATGAAAAAGAAGTATGAtgagtataaaaatattagaagCAGGGTAAATAAGGGGCAAAATGGAGTGCACGTAAATGAACTCGACATAAATGGTGCACGAAAAAGTGGAGTACACCCAAATGACGTTGACATAAATGTCGACTATGCAAATGTCGACTACGCAAATGTCGATTACGCAAATGTTGATTACATAAATGAGAGCAGGAGGAACAAAAATACAGTGAATGAATACATAGTTGTCATAGACGAAAATATGGTAGAggataaatacaaaattgaTATATACGACTATGGCGACGTAACTGCATATAtagtaaatacaaaaaaagaaaagaaaaaagaattttattccaattttataagaaatgaaatatatacgCATAGATGGATAAATAGACTCCAGTtcaaattacaaaattatagtaatgtatatgaacatagttatataaaaagttcACATTTGAAACAGTTAAAGGAGTATTTATACGGGTTACTGATAAATtgttattatgaaaatatatatgatgtttcttttaatatattattaagttctaattatagaaattttaatccagaaaaagaatatgttttaaaaaatatcagTTATAATTTGAATGGCATTTACCAGAATTTGTTAATGTGTATTCAGAGTGACATTCTTAATTATGAAAGAATTAGAAGttctaataataaagtaCTATTAGATGAACCTAGTATTCAATTAAGggtaaataattatttgttaaataataAGTGGAATAAACAGAATAGAGAATTTTTTGAtcaaattattaacaaatatagatttatatttttatattatatggtatatacatatccaaaatttttacacatttttaatataattaaaacaaaaaattttagagcatatataaaaaattgtatgcCTGAAAAGGATAATGATCACCAACATATTCATGTAGAACAAAAGGGTTTTACAtctgaaaagaaaatattaaaaagtgccaagaaaaataaaattgaaaacaaTATGGAAGAAACATTACTTTCGAAAGATGTGTACTTACCTCCATATAAAGTTGATAGTAACATATTAAATGCTTTTTCTCTGAGTGACCTATTATTAgtagatataaataaagaagaaaaccATTTTGAAAATTCCACCTTTTTAAATGTGTTAAATGGGGTATCAAGTATAGAAACAGTAGGAAAGCAAGTGCATCCTACTtgttataatacatttttattttacatgcAGAATAATAatcaatatattaaaaatataatgagaGTAAATCAAATAGCAACTATATTTTCAATTCTAAATGCTTATCTTTCATTCATAACAGCTCgctgttataattattttagaaCAAATAATCTTTGGAAatatcttatatataattttaaagaaatccAAAAGACagaaaattatgaagaatTTTCAATTAGGGAAAAAGATTTCCCATCTTCTTTTGTTCAAAGATTTTTAGAtacatttttacttaaaaaaaatgatagcTATTTTGTTTCAGATCGTACCCAATGTAAACTTTTGGTTTACACGTTATTAATACAGCTGTGTCTGACGGATAACTTGTTACCATTAAACTTAgctttaataaataaaaatattagttaTACTCTAAGAGAGCtcaattttacttttaaggGTAGGAAAGCaatatcatttaatataCAAGCATAG
- a CDS encoding glucose-6-phosphate dehydrogenase-6-phosphogluconolactonase: MDYQLFLESLEEASYLRKVKYLNAKDLTDFNIKAAYYICKEIHEKQLSNENGYVVIGLSGGRTPIDVYKNICLIKDVEIDKSKLIFFIIDERYKSDDHKFSNYKNIKFLFYELRINEKEQLFRPDTTKNLVECIREYNEKIKYMLKKYKKIDIAILGMGSDFHIASLFPNIFYNIYMNNYQNGYIYEDKSIHHMQNNENDNENDSLNLLKEYVYFTTTNNFDVRKRITVSLDVLGNALSKIFLLNSAEKLDLWKNMLLKSYIDANYNLYPAVYLIDTCNTTVITCGYENYTKQLQEIYDSNNSISSHTSNSFHKRELLTIIVFGCSGDLAKKKIYPAIFKLFCNKLLPKDLLVIGFARTAQDFESFFDKLVIYLKKCLHCYEDLSISQKRDLLNSFKHRCRYYIGNYACSESFENFNKYLIEVEQEAHSNEYTCYYNIIGEDKSCSSDLHKRGTNDEWSRCPPTDATDVAHSTANYTYVINRMLYLALPPHIFVSTLKNYKKHCLNSNGTDKILLEKPFGNDLESFKILSKQILENFNEQHIYRIDHYLGKDMVSGLMKLKFTNTFLLSLMNRHFIKCIKITLKETKGVYGRGQYFDPYGIIRDVMQNHMLQLLTLITMEDPIDLSDESVKNEKVKILKCIPSIKLEDSIIGQYIKSNNYQEDNSNEDNIDESKRNHSYHDDPHIDANSITPTFCTCILYINSINWYGVPIIFKTGKGLNKDICEIRIQFHNIMGSSDENMYNNEFVIILQPVEVIYLKMMIKKTGCEEMEEVQLNLTVNEKNKKANVPEAYETLLLECFKGYKKKFISDEELYESWRIFTPLLNELQEKQIKPLKYPFGSSGPKEVFDLVKKYYNYGKNYTNTPEFVRKSSIYEDNLLDINWEKKCLKTS, from the coding sequence ATGGACTATCAACTATTTTTAGAAAGCTTGGAGGAAGCGAGTTATCTACGCAAGGTGAAGTACCTTAATGCTAAGGACTTAACAGATTTTAACATAAAAGCAGCATATTATATTTGCAAGGAAATACATGAAAAGCAGTTAAGTAACGAAAATGGTTATGTAGTTATAGGATTATCAGGGGGTAGAACACCTATCgatgtttataaaaatatatgtttaattaaaGATGTAGAAATTGATAAAAGtaaactaattttttttataattgatGAAAGATACAAAAGTGATGATCATAAATTTAGtaattataagaatattaaatttttattttatgaattacGTATAAATGAGAAGGAACAATTGTTCAGACCAGACACAACAAAGAATCTTGTTGAATGTATAAgagaatataatgaaaaaataaagtacatGCTGAAAAAATACAAGAAAATTGATATAGCAATATTAGGTATGGGTAGTGACTTTCATATAGCTAGTTTATttccaaatatattttataatatatatatgaataattatcaaaatgggtatatatatgaagataAGTCAATTCATCATAtgcaaaataatgaaaacgATAATGAGAATGACagtttaaatttattaaaagaatatgtatattttacaaCTACTAATAATTTTGATGTTCGAAAAAGAATTACAGTATCTTTAGATGTATTAGGAAATGCActaagtaaaatatttttattgaattcCGCAGAAAAATTAGACCTATGGAAAAATATGCTTTTAAAATCATATATAGATGcgaattataatttataccCAGCTGTTTATTTAATAGATACTTGTAACACTACTGTTATAACATGTggttatgaaaattatacaaaacaGTTACAAGAAATTTATGATTCCAATAATTCCATATCATCCCACACTAGTAATAGCTTTCATAAAAGAGAATTATTAACTATAATTGTTTTTGGCTGTTCAGGTGAtttggcaaaaaaaaaaatatatccagctatatttaaactattttgtaataaattattaccaAAAGATTTATTAGTAATTGGTTTTGCTAGAACAGCACAAGATTTTGAATCCTTTTTTGATAAACTAGTCATATATTTGAAGAAGTGTTTACATTGTTATGAGGATTTGTCTATTTCGCAAAAAAGAGATCTCTTAAATTCGTTCAAACATAGGTGCAGGTACTATATTGGTAATTATGCCTGTTCAGAAagttttgaaaattttaataaatatttgataGAGGTGGAGCAGGAAGCGCACTCCAATGAGTACACGTGttattacaatattataGGTGAGGATAAATCGTGCAGTAGTGATTTACACAAAAGGGGCACAAATGATGAATGGTCAAGATGTCCTCCAACGGATGCAACTGATGTAGCACATTCCACGGCGAACTATACTTATGTGATAAACAGAATGCTGTATTTAGCATTACCTCCGCACATTTTTGTTAGTAcattaaagaattataagAAACATTGTTTGAACAGCAATGGGACggacaaaatattattagagAAACCTTTTGGAAATGATTTGgaatcttttaaaatattatcaaaacagatattagaaaatttcaatgaacaacatatatatagaatagaTCATTATTTAGGTAAAGATATGGTTTCAGgattaatgaaattaaaatttacgaatacttttttattatccttAATGAATAggcattttattaaatgcattaaaattaccttaaaagaaacaaaagGAGTATATGGTAGAGGTCAGTATTTTGATCCATATGGTATCATAAGAGATGTTATGCAAAATCATATGTTAcaattattaacattaataACTATGGAGGATCCTATAGATTTAAGTGATGAATcagttaaaaatgaaaaggttaaaatattgaaatgtATACCATCTATAAAATTAGAAGATAGTATTATTGGTCAATATATCAAATCAAATAATTATCAGGAAGATAATTCGAATGAAGATAATATTGATGAATCAAAAAGAAATCATAGTTATCATGATGATCCACATATAGATGCAAATTCAATTACTCCCACATTCTGTACATGtatcttatatattaattctatTAATTGGTATGGTGTTccaataatatttaaaacagGAAAAGGATTAAATAAAGACATATGTGAAATCAGAATTcaatttcataatattatggGCTCATCTGatgaaaatatgtataacaatgagtttgttattattttacaacCTGTTGAAGTAATATATCTAAAAATGATGATCAAAAAAACTGGATGTGAGGAAATGGAAGAAGTACAATTAAATTTAAcagttaatgaaaaaaataaaaaagccaATGTCCCAGAGGCATATGAAACTTTATTATTAGAATGTTTTaaaggatataaaaaaaaatttatttcagaTGAAGAACTATATGAATCATGGAGAATATTTACCCCCTTATTAAACGAATTacaagaaaaacaaattaaaccATTGAAATATCCATTTGGTTCATCAGGGCCAAAAGAAGTTTTTGATCTTgtgaagaaatattataactatggaaaaaattatacgaaCACTCCTGAATTTGTCAGAAAATCTTCCATTTATGAGGATAATCTGCTAGATATTAATTGGGAAAAGAAGTGTCTTAAAACCAGTTAA
- a CDS encoding HSP90 co-chaperone p23: MLLLECFFLCLFPVVLWAQKKECLYLTIELQDAENTKIDLKEDKLYFYGTKDKNEYEFTLNFLKPINVEESKYSTKRNIKFKIIKKEKERWKTVNNDGKKHWIKCDWNSWVDTDEENKTTEYDDMAMNSFGGMGGMPDMSQFGNMPGMGGLGGMGGMGGMGGMPGMGGMGDLDFSKLGNMGGEDMANFSGLGGMDQFKNMPNMNNMNEDDSSSYGDDTSDEDDDEDDDEDGDDVDNKNDADEIHECNDSKCNMDKDSRRDEEAKIQDPIVEVQEPVA; this comes from the exons ATGTTACTACttgaatgtttttttttatg tCTATTTCCAGTAGTTTTGTGGGCTCAAAAAAAAGAGTGCCTTTACCTAACCATAGAGTTACAAGATGCGGAAAATACGAAAATTGACTTAAAAGAggataaattatatttttatggaaccaaagataaaaatgaatatgaatttactttaaattttttaaaacctATAAATGTTGAAGAATCCAAATATAGTACCaagagaaatataaaattcaaaataataaaaaaagaaaaagaaagatggAAGACAGTAAATAATGATGGAAAAAAGCACTGGATTAAATGTGACTGGAATTCATGGGTTGACACggatgaagaaaataaaacaacaGAATATGATGATATGGCAATGAACAGTTTTGGTGGAATGGGAGGTATGCCCGATATGAGTCAATTTGGAAATATGCCAGGAATGGGAGGATTAGGAGGAATGGGTGGCATGGGCGGCATGGGCGGCATGCCAGGTATGGGAGGAATGGGAGATCTCGATTTTAGTAAGTTAGGTAATATGGGTGGAGAAGATATGGCTAATTTTTCTGGATTAGGCGGAATGGATCAATTTAAGAATATGccaaatatgaataatatgaatGAGGACGATTCCAGTTCTTATGGTGATGATACAAGTGATGAGGATGATGATGAAGATGACGATGAAGATGGTGATGATgttgataataaaaatgatgcaGATGAAATTCATGAGTGCAATGATTCTAAATGTAATATGGATAAAGATAGCAGACGTGACGAGGAAGCAAAAATTCAAGATCCAATAGTAGAAGTTCAGGAACCCGTggcttaa
- a CDS encoding RNA-binding protein, with protein MDSLYGDLPPPVSSNSNSSNKLGKGENTNTSNEGKNTYIEINKFLITPAIVQKKIANIKNVNKEKNLQNSYDNNKDGGNKGFITKGSNYGDDEDAILTCGDKIISKDNSMKSNESIRSDTNIEIININKSIQNDLKKISYRLNKIQQSNKSEQIASSHNIHRGSGHDDNREQSRKDRNEEMNKEYGKFNESNNKMDNLNDDGINNNSKNTYFENGLYEKYFITDANEDYYPNKPNDLNKIIKERKRKKLILLALQRKKLEEEQMEETTKEESNRTTIKEYDKMSKNANYGYADKNCYTTKDHLLNAEKNRKDYVNSTILSQEEQDEENNMQKEYKLKERKRKIIGEEYKTMEDENEQMNIIYTEKLTNKIPHNLYNTNNMEKMIDDSNDDYMNKGKEMVSRKAYGKTYGITYDYPNDKLVDQPNEQPIDKPFDRSNNEVDAPVKKDFATRMMEKMGWKKGEGLGKDKQGIKAPLILQKVDKRSGVIIQAPVILKKNNSNDSINSCDSKTISRIIQLTNLVTVDEVDDTLKEEIEEEASKFGNLLNSNIVIDKNLHDAFAVKIFCEYESSDQAQNALNTFKGRTFAGRRVEASFADEKEYTTNLKVD; from the coding sequence ATGGATAGCCTGTACGGGGATTTACCCCCCCCAGTTTCCTCAAACTCAAATAGTAGTAACAAATTAGGGAAAGGTGAAAATACGAACACATCAAATGagggaaaaaatacatatattgaaataaacaaatttttaataacaccTGCAATTGTTCAGAAGAAAAttgcaaatataaaaaatgtaaacaagGAAAAGAATTTACAAAACAgctatgataataataaggaTGGAGGGAATAAAGGTTTCATTACAAAGGGCTCCAATTATGGAGATGATGAAGATGCCATATTAACATGCGGtgataaaattataagtAAAGATAATAGTATGAAAAGCAATGAAAGTATAAGAAGTGATACcaatatagaaataataaatataaataagtcCATTCAAAACgatttaaagaaaattagTTATCGACTGAATAAGATACAGCAGAGTAACAAAAGCGAACAAATAGCTAGTAGTCATAATATCCATCGTGGTTCTGGGCATGATGACAATCGAGAACAGTCGAGGAAAGACAGAAACGAAGAAATGAACAAAGAATATGGCAAATTTAATGAGAGTAATAACAAAATGGATAATTTAAATGACGAtggtattaataataattcaaagaatacatattttgaaaatggCTTATATGAGAAATATTTCATAACAGATGCTAACGAAGATTACTATCCAAATAAACCTAAcgatttaaataaaattataaaagaaagaaaaaggaaaaaattaattcttttagcATTGCAGAGAAAAAAACTAGAGGAAGAACAAATGGAAGAAACAACGAAAGAAGAAAGCAATAGAACTACAATAAAGGAATATGATAAGATGAGTAAGAATGCGAATTATGGATATGCAGATAAAAATTGCTACACGACAAAGGATCACTTATTGAATGCAGAAAAGAATAGGAAAGATTATGTAAATAGCACAATATTATCACAGGAGGAACaagatgaagaaaataatatgcaaaaagaatataaattaaaagagagaaaaagaaaaataataggaGAGGAGTACAAAACAATGGAAGAtgaaaatgaacaaatgaatataatcTATACTGAAAAATTAACGAACAAAATACCACATAATTtgtataatacaaataacaTGGAAAAAATGATAGATGACAGTAATGATGATTATATGAACAAAGGCAAAGAAATGGTTTCACGTAAAGCTTATGGTAAGACATATGGTATAACGTATGACTATCCAAATGATAAGTTAGTTGACCAACCGAATGAACAACCGATTGACAAACCGTTTGACAGATCGAATAATGAAGTTGACGCCCCTGTGAAGAAAGATTTCGCTACTAGAATGATGGAAAAAATGGGTTGGAAAAAAGGTGAAGGGTTAGGTAAAGACAAACAGGGTATTAAAGCTCCATTGATATTACAGAAGGTAGATAAAAGAAGTGGGGTAATAATACAAGCACctgttattttaaaaaaaaataattcaaatgaTAGCATTAATTCTTGTGATAGTAAAACTATTTCAAGGATCATTCAGCTAACTAATCTAGTAACTGTTGATGAAGTAGATGATAcgttaaaagaagaaatcgAAGAAGAAGCTTCAAAATTTGGAAACTTACTAAATAGCAATATTGTAATTGACAAAAACTTACATGATGCTTTTGCTGTTAAAATATTCTGTGAGTATGAATCATCTGATCAGGCACAAAATGCCTTGAACACATTCAAAGGAAGAACCTTTGCTGGTAGAAGAGTTGAAGCTTCCTTTGCAGATGAGAAAGAATACACCACCAATTTGAAAGTCGACTGA